From Companilactobacillus heilongjiangensis, one genomic window encodes:
- the dapF gene encoding diaminopimelate epimerase produces MVKLLKVHGSENKFFILDQTLLETTLNDDELKSVAINFCDNILGGADGLLVIDTSENCLGKMRVINADGSEAKMCGNGLRTVSRYLSEKYQLDNFKIETMESDLDVEKAPDLYNGVPAFSVEISPISFQKADLPFSYKQNDEMIDMMVPEFLPDQSFTAIAVPNPHLISFVPEVSQLELGDLGQKLNGKNEYFPEGVNVSFSQILDTNKIFVQTYERGVGFTNACGTGMSATSLAFAMLHPDKFDPDKEISVYNPGGMVKTKITLNPVKENSQLRLIGNATFTHTLEVSEFNLHSNNLNDIDVAETGEEKDYQAFVESISQ; encoded by the coding sequence TTGGTAAAATTACTCAAAGTACATGGTTCAGAAAATAAGTTTTTTATCTTAGATCAAACGCTACTCGAAACAACTTTGAATGATGATGAATTAAAATCTGTCGCAATTAACTTCTGTGACAATATTCTTGGTGGTGCCGATGGATTATTAGTTATCGATACAAGTGAAAACTGTCTTGGCAAGATGCGTGTTATCAATGCCGATGGTAGTGAAGCTAAGATGTGTGGCAATGGCTTGAGAACAGTCAGTCGTTACCTATCCGAAAAATATCAGCTAGATAATTTTAAAATTGAAACTATGGAGTCAGACCTAGATGTTGAAAAGGCTCCAGATCTTTATAACGGCGTTCCAGCATTCAGTGTTGAAATCTCACCAATCTCTTTCCAAAAAGCCGATTTACCCTTCTCATATAAGCAAAATGATGAAATGATCGATATGATGGTTCCTGAATTTTTACCAGACCAGAGTTTTACCGCTATAGCGGTGCCCAATCCTCATTTAATCAGCTTTGTGCCTGAAGTCAGTCAATTAGAATTAGGTGACCTAGGTCAGAAACTTAATGGCAAGAACGAATACTTCCCTGAAGGTGTTAATGTCAGTTTCAGTCAGATTCTCGACACTAATAAAATCTTTGTTCAAACATACGAACGTGGCGTTGGCTTTACCAATGCTTGCGGTACTGGTATGTCAGCTACCAGTCTCGCCTTTGCAATGTTGCACCCAGATAAATTCGACCCTGATAAAGAAATCAGTGTTTACAATCCTGGCGGCATGGTTAAAACTAAAATCACTTTAAATCCAGTCAAAGAAAACAGTCAATTAAGACTAATTGGTAATGCTACATTCACTCATACACTTGAAGTTAGTGAATTCAACCTTCATAGCAACAATCTCAACGACATTGACGTTGCAGAAACTGGTGAAGAGAAAGATTACCAAGCATTCGTTGAAAGTATTTCGCAATAA
- a CDS encoding VOC family protein codes for MQSQIYPYIAFNSAKEAIEYYQDVFGATEVYRISPQLEQAKQFGLPEDLNLEDLTMHAGFTVLGMKIECSDAFSGNAEPSGQISLMLDINNEDPESVKAADNFYKHLEESGQVEITMPFEEQFWGGKMGGFTDKYGINWMLHTSPWSQSQDHKND; via the coding sequence ATGCAATCACAAATTTACCCTTACATTGCATTTAATAGCGCTAAGGAAGCTATTGAGTACTATCAAGATGTCTTTGGAGCGACTGAAGTTTATCGTATCAGTCCTCAACTTGAACAAGCTAAGCAGTTTGGTCTTCCTGAAGATTTAAACTTAGAAGATTTAACTATGCATGCCGGTTTTACTGTTCTTGGTATGAAAATTGAATGTTCTGATGCATTTAGTGGCAATGCTGAACCTAGTGGACAAATATCATTAATGTTAGATATAAATAACGAAGATCCCGAAAGCGTTAAAGCTGCTGACAATTTCTACAAACACCTCGAAGAATCTGGTCAAGTTGAAATCACTATGCCCTTCGAGGAACAATTCTGGGGTGGCAAAATGGGTGGCTTTACTGATAAATATGGTATCAATTGGATGTTGCACACATCTCCATGGTCACAATCACAAGATCATAAAAACGATTAA
- a CDS encoding LTA synthase family protein produces MKRITKGISNFLNTRLGFVILAVFLYTLKTIYAYETKFNLGVKGSIQTFLMIINPIPVMLLLFGISLYMKGRKSYIFLLIIDFLDTVWLFSNILYYREFSDFLTMVLIKGSGSVTNNLGKSILGILKPTDFLVFADVIILILLLAFHVIKMDIKRLNWRIPVLISSLAVLLFGANLTLAESDRSQLLTRTFDNNYIVKYLGLNVFNVYDMVKTTQTNAVKSQAKSSDINSIEKYMKDNYVQPNVEYTGVAKGKNVFIIHLESLQQFMIDYKVDGEEVTPNLNKLYHQDDTLSFDNFFNQVGQGKTADAELMLENSLFGLPEGSAMVTDGTTNTFQAAPAILDQEAGYTSASFHGDVPSFWNRDNAYKSWGYDYFFSSNYYKEKKSYNVGYGMKDKIFMRDSAQYIEQLPQPFYAKLITVTNHYPYTLDKKNQSIEKTDTGDKTVDGYVQTAHYLDQSIGEFMAWLKETGLDKNSMVVLYGDHYGISNNHKKAMAKLTGIKGFNEFNDAQYQRVPFMIHMDGLKGGINHTYGGEIDVLPTLLNLLGIDNKNMIQFGSDMLSSEHSQVVAFRNGNFVSPTVSKVGGTYYNTKTGKVDKKISKEEKEKLSNRVTTELSLSDRVINGDLLRFHKLPGFTTVNKKDYSYKKSTALKALKKAQKEKGTSLLAQNDNKSMVDLYQTDAPELSSDK; encoded by the coding sequence ATGAAGCGTATTACTAAAGGTATTTCTAATTTCTTGAATACTAGGCTGGGTTTTGTAATCCTAGCTGTATTTCTATACACTCTTAAAACTATTTATGCTTATGAAACTAAGTTTAACTTAGGTGTTAAGGGTTCGATTCAAACTTTCTTGATGATTATCAATCCGATTCCAGTCATGTTATTGCTGTTCGGTATCTCATTGTATATGAAGGGAAGAAAGTCCTACATTTTCCTATTGATAATTGATTTCTTGGATACCGTCTGGTTATTCTCTAACATCTTGTATTATCGTGAATTTTCAGATTTCTTGACGATGGTTTTGATTAAGGGGTCCGGTTCAGTTACAAATAACCTAGGTAAGAGTATCTTAGGTATCTTGAAGCCAACCGACTTCTTAGTCTTTGCCGATGTGATTATTCTGATATTGTTATTGGCTTTCCATGTCATTAAGATGGATATTAAACGCCTCAACTGGCGGATTCCAGTTCTAATCAGTTCACTGGCTGTCTTGTTATTTGGTGCTAATCTAACTTTAGCTGAAAGTGACCGTTCACAACTTTTGACAAGAACTTTCGATAATAACTATATCGTGAAGTATTTGGGACTAAATGTCTTTAATGTGTACGATATGGTTAAGACAACACAGACTAATGCTGTTAAGTCGCAAGCCAAGAGTTCCGATATCAATTCAATTGAAAAGTATATGAAAGACAATTACGTACAGCCTAATGTGGAATACACAGGAGTTGCTAAGGGTAAGAATGTCTTTATTATCCATTTGGAGAGTTTGCAACAGTTCATGATTGACTATAAGGTCGATGGCGAAGAGGTAACTCCAAACTTGAACAAACTTTATCATCAAGACGATACCTTGAGTTTTGACAACTTCTTTAACCAAGTTGGACAAGGTAAGACTGCCGATGCGGAATTGATGCTGGAAAACTCACTCTTTGGATTACCAGAAGGTTCAGCTATGGTTACTGATGGTACGACAAATACCTTCCAAGCTGCTCCAGCCATTTTGGATCAAGAGGCCGGCTATACGTCCGCTTCATTCCATGGGGATGTTCCAAGTTTCTGGAATCGTGACAATGCTTATAAGTCATGGGGATACGACTACTTCTTCAGTTCTAACTATTATAAAGAGAAGAAGAGCTATAACGTCGGCTATGGTATGAAAGATAAGATTTTCATGCGTGATTCTGCACAATATATTGAACAATTGCCACAGCCTTTCTATGCAAAACTGATTACCGTTACGAACCACTATCCATATACTCTAGATAAGAAGAACCAATCAATCGAAAAGACTGATACTGGCGATAAGACTGTCGATGGCTATGTCCAAACAGCTCATTACTTGGATCAATCTATCGGTGAGTTTATGGCATGGTTGAAAGAAACTGGCCTAGATAAGAACAGTATGGTTGTACTATATGGTGATCACTACGGTATTTCTAATAACCATAAGAAAGCCATGGCTAAGTTGACAGGTATTAAAGGATTCAATGAATTCAATGATGCTCAATATCAACGTGTACCATTTATGATTCATATGGATGGACTAAAAGGTGGAATCAACCATACTTATGGTGGTGAAATCGATGTTCTTCCTACACTATTGAACCTATTAGGAATCGATAATAAGAATATGATTCAATTTGGTAGTGATATGTTATCTAGTGAACATTCACAAGTCGTAGCGTTTAGAAATGGTAACTTCGTCTCGCCAACGGTATCGAAGGTCGGGGGAACTTACTATAATACTAAGACGGGTAAAGTGGACAAGAAGATTTCTAAAGAAGAGAAAGAGAAACTCTCTAACCGTGTAACAACAGAATTGTCGTTGTCAGATCGTGTTATCAACGGAGATCTCTTGAGGTTCCATAAACTACCTGGATTTACAACTGTTAATAAGAAAGACTACTCATATAAGAAGAGTACTGCCTTGAAAGCACTCAAGAAGGCACAAAAGGAGAAAGGGACTAGTCTATTGGCTCAGAATGACAATAAGTCAATGGTTGATCTCTATCAAACAGACGCGCCAGAATTGAGTTCTGACAAGTAA
- a CDS encoding lysylphosphatidylglycerol synthase transmembrane domain-containing protein translates to MSRKQIAALFVMIGLGVGIFWWEARKINFSSLVSTFKSLNYFWLAVAFLSIILSYGVEALVLHTLLKKKEDRKFGWWEMYRIPLLQALFNAITPFSSGGQPAQLLGLMQSKIDGGRASSVLLMKFVIYQAMVLVNFIVAMLVSFNSVAKHFSGLATLIVFGMVIHVVTISFLLMIMYYYDFTKKMVQIVLKPVLFFLKSEKRDKILQSAMNYIDSFYKESLVLKREKKKVIKASLLTIVQLFLYYFVVYFVLLALNCDHVNVVDVLVMHIMIVMIVSIFPIPGGSGGAEFSFKTLFAGFIPSPSGLILGMFLWRFITYYLGMFLGIIAVSKKPKIEQQVANKSMERK, encoded by the coding sequence ATGAGTAGAAAACAAATTGCTGCACTTTTTGTAATGATTGGATTGGGTGTTGGTATTTTCTGGTGGGAAGCTAGAAAAATCAACTTCAGTTCTTTAGTTTCAACTTTTAAGAGTTTGAACTACTTCTGGCTAGCGGTGGCATTCTTATCAATTATACTATCGTATGGCGTTGAAGCCTTAGTTTTGCATACACTCTTAAAAAAGAAAGAAGACCGCAAGTTTGGGTGGTGGGAAATGTACCGGATTCCTTTACTCCAAGCTTTGTTTAACGCGATAACGCCATTTTCATCTGGTGGACAACCTGCACAATTACTCGGTTTAATGCAATCAAAAATCGACGGTGGGCGGGCTAGTTCCGTGTTATTGATGAAATTCGTTATCTACCAAGCAATGGTTTTAGTTAACTTCATTGTCGCAATGTTAGTTAGTTTCAACAGTGTCGCTAAGCATTTTTCGGGTTTAGCGACCTTGATTGTTTTTGGGATGGTCATTCACGTTGTTACCATTTCTTTCTTGTTGATGATCATGTATTACTATGATTTCACAAAAAAAATGGTACAAATTGTTTTGAAACCGGTTTTATTTTTTCTTAAATCGGAAAAACGTGATAAAATTTTACAGTCAGCTATGAATTATATCGATAGCTTCTATAAAGAGAGCTTAGTTCTGAAGCGTGAAAAGAAGAAAGTTATCAAAGCTTCACTACTAACTATCGTGCAGCTATTCCTATATTACTTCGTAGTCTACTTTGTTTTACTGGCATTGAATTGCGATCATGTTAATGTTGTGGATGTTTTAGTAATGCACATTATGATCGTTATGATTGTCTCAATTTTCCCAATCCCTGGTGGATCAGGTGGGGCAGAATTCAGTTTCAAGACATTGTTTGCTGGATTTATACCTTCTCCTTCAGGATTGATCTTGGGTATGTTTTTATGGAGATTTATTACGTATTATTTGGGGATGTTCTTAGGGATTATTGCTGTTTCGAAGAAACCGAAAATTGAACAACAAGTTGCTAATAAATCTATGGAGCGAAAATAA
- a CDS encoding glycosyltransferase family 4 protein produces MIKINMFSSADKVAGQGVGSAYKELIDLLKDHFSDEFDVKINDYHASDLSHYHTIDPQFYLSTFSKKRGRKIGYVHFLPETLEGSIKLPEPAKSVFYKYVISFYKRMDQIVVVNPTFIDKLVAHGLDRNKIKYIPNFVSTENFYEKTAEEKADFRKKLGIPADKFVVFGDGQVQERKGVDDFYKLAQTNPDIQFIWAGGFSFGKITDGYDRYKDMIDNAPSNMKFTGIVDRNDLVNYYNICNLFLLPSYDELFPMSVLEAFSCGAPVLLRDLDLYRAIIDGYYQKADGFADMNAFINKANHDRSILDDFKKKSKEASTQYSEENLSKIWYDFYTSQYNIAQQDK; encoded by the coding sequence ATGATTAAGATTAATATGTTTTCATCTGCAGATAAAGTAGCTGGCCAAGGTGTCGGTAGTGCTTATAAAGAATTGATTGACTTGTTGAAAGATCACTTTAGTGACGAATTCGACGTTAAGATAAATGATTATCATGCCAGCGATTTGAGTCACTATCATACAATCGACCCACAATTTTATTTGTCGACTTTTTCTAAAAAGCGTGGTCGTAAGATTGGCTACGTTCATTTCTTGCCTGAAACACTGGAAGGCAGCATTAAATTGCCTGAACCAGCTAAGAGTGTTTTTTACAAGTATGTCATCAGCTTTTACAAACGCATGGATCAAATCGTCGTTGTAAATCCAACATTTATCGACAAATTGGTTGCCCACGGTTTGGACCGCAATAAAATCAAATATATTCCTAATTTTGTTTCAACTGAGAACTTCTATGAGAAGACTGCTGAAGAAAAAGCTGATTTTCGTAAAAAGTTGGGAATTCCGGCAGATAAATTCGTAGTTTTTGGTGATGGACAAGTTCAAGAGCGTAAAGGTGTCGATGATTTCTACAAGTTGGCACAGACTAATCCAGATATTCAATTTATCTGGGCTGGTGGCTTTTCATTTGGCAAAATCACTGATGGTTACGACCGTTACAAGGATATGATTGATAACGCTCCAAGCAATATGAAATTTACAGGGATAGTTGATAGAAATGATTTAGTAAACTACTATAATATCTGTAATTTATTCTTATTGCCTTCATATGACGAATTGTTCCCAATGTCAGTTTTGGAAGCCTTCAGTTGTGGTGCACCAGTTCTCTTGAGAGATTTGGATTTGTACCGTGCGATTATCGATGGCTACTATCAAAAGGCTGATGGCTTTGCCGATATGAACGCGTTCATCAACAAGGCTAATCATGATCGTTCAATTTTGGATGATTTCAAGAAGAAGTCTAAAGAAGCAAGTACACAATACTCAGAAGAAAATTTGAGTAAAATTTGGTATGATTTCTATACGAGTCAATATAATATTGCACAACAGGACAAATAA
- a CDS encoding glycosyltransferase family 4 protein, translating into MNIGIFTDTYFPQVSGVATSIQTLKNDLERKGHSVYIFTTTDPNVPKNTVEPNIFRLASVPFISFTDRRIAIRGMFHAVDLAKELKLDIIHTQTEFSLGMIGKFVAKQLKIPFVHTYHTMYEDYLHYVLNGHLLKPYHVKQVTRLFLKNASGVVAPSVQVKETMDRYDIKTPISIIPTGVDLSEYTKPVNVSNLREKLGLADDTPVILMLSRIALEKKIDHMLKSMPELLKYNPKIMLVIVGDGPDMDELVQMSKDLGISDNVIFTGEVEHDQISPYYHMANIFVSSSDTESQGLTYIEAIASGTKIIVRSAPYTDALLTDPSVGVTFNEDDQLVPKVKTYLDHPNSFDDREARQKVLYGISSDGFGNAILDFYRRAEDYFIREKLSDSSIDPEEYSND; encoded by the coding sequence ATGAATATCGGAATTTTTACCGATACATACTTCCCCCAAGTGAGTGGGGTAGCAACATCAATCCAGACATTGAAAAATGACTTGGAGCGTAAAGGTCACTCAGTTTATATTTTTACAACGACTGACCCTAATGTGCCAAAGAACACAGTTGAACCAAACATCTTTCGTTTAGCTAGTGTGCCTTTTATCTCATTCACCGATAGAAGAATTGCTATCCGCGGGATGTTTCATGCGGTTGATTTAGCAAAAGAATTAAAATTGGATATTATCCATACACAGACTGAATTTTCATTGGGAATGATTGGGAAGTTTGTTGCCAAGCAGTTAAAGATTCCATTCGTTCACACATATCACACAATGTATGAAGATTATTTGCATTATGTTTTGAATGGTCATTTATTGAAGCCATATCATGTTAAGCAAGTAACTCGTTTATTTTTAAAGAATGCTTCCGGAGTGGTTGCTCCAAGTGTGCAAGTTAAAGAGACAATGGATCGTTATGACATCAAGACACCAATTTCAATTATTCCAACGGGTGTTGATTTATCCGAGTATACTAAGCCAGTTAATGTGTCTAATTTACGTGAAAAGTTAGGACTAGCCGATGATACACCGGTTATTTTGATGTTGAGCCGGATTGCTTTGGAGAAAAAAATTGACCATATGTTAAAGTCAATGCCAGAGCTTTTGAAATACAATCCTAAGATAATGTTAGTGATTGTTGGTGATGGGCCTGATATGGATGAATTAGTCCAAATGAGTAAGGACCTTGGTATCAGTGACAATGTTATCTTTACTGGTGAAGTCGAACATGATCAAATTTCACCTTATTATCACATGGCAAATATTTTCGTTTCTTCCAGTGATACTGAATCGCAAGGTTTGACTTATATTGAAGCGATTGCATCTGGAACAAAGATTATTGTTAGAAGCGCACCATATACGGATGCCTTGTTGACTGATCCTTCAGTTGGTGTAACATTCAACGAAGATGATCAGTTAGTACCTAAAGTTAAGACGTATCTCGATCACCCTAATTCATTTGATGACCGTGAAGCCCGTCAAAAAGTGCTTTATGGTATTTCATCTGATGGATTTGGTAATGCGATTCTTGACTTCTACCGTCGAGCTGAAGATTACTTTATAAGGGAGAAACTTTCAGATTCATCAATTGATCCAGAGGAGTATTCGAATGATTAA
- a CDS encoding QueT transporter family protein: MSNLKTRDITQLALIAALYVAITIAPGISAFSYGQIQFRVSEILMLLPFFNHKYSWSLIAGCFISNLFSAQLGMYDIVLGTLATAVACLIITRIPARNSLLWTVPVVCAVVNGIIVGAELHFVLKLPFWLNLVTVGFGELVVVAIGAVVFYFLMENKNFSKLIR; encoded by the coding sequence TTGAGTAATTTAAAAACAAGAGATATCACCCAATTGGCGTTGATTGCGGCACTTTACGTTGCTATCACAATTGCACCAGGGATTTCCGCCTTTTCATATGGCCAGATTCAATTCCGTGTTTCGGAGATTTTAATGTTATTGCCATTTTTCAATCATAAGTACAGTTGGTCTTTGATTGCCGGATGCTTCATTTCAAATCTTTTCAGTGCCCAATTAGGGATGTACGATATCGTCTTAGGAACTTTAGCAACAGCAGTTGCCTGTCTCATCATTACTAGAATTCCCGCACGTAATAGCTTATTGTGGACTGTGCCGGTCGTTTGTGCCGTCGTTAACGGTATTATTGTCGGCGCAGAATTACATTTCGTTTTGAAATTGCCATTCTGGTTGAATCTAGTAACAGTTGGCTTTGGCGAACTTGTCGTTGTTGCTATCGGAGCTGTCGTGTTCTATTTCTTAATGGAAAACAAAAATTTCAGCAAATTAATAAGGTAA
- a CDS encoding deoxynucleoside kinase: MIVLSGAIGAGKSSLAKLLSEHLGTEAFYEQVDNNPVLPLFYKDPKKYAFLLQIYFLNKRFESIKKAMVQDNNVLDRSIYEDSLFFHMNADMGRATPQEVKVYDELLDNMMQELPYAAAKKAPDLLVHLDISYDTMIHRIEKRGRSYEQPEQDPTLPEYYHQLLDRYDGWYDDYDYSPKMKLDGDKYDFVENPEDRQKVLDMIDEQLRQRGTLD, encoded by the coding sequence ATGATCGTATTGAGCGGCGCAATCGGAGCCGGTAAGAGTTCATTGGCAAAATTGTTATCAGAACATTTAGGAACAGAGGCTTTCTATGAACAGGTTGATAACAACCCAGTTTTGCCACTATTTTATAAGGACCCAAAGAAGTATGCATTCTTGCTACAAATTTACTTCTTGAACAAACGTTTTGAATCAATCAAGAAAGCTATGGTACAAGATAACAATGTTTTGGACCGTTCTATCTATGAAGATTCACTATTTTTCCATATGAACGCTGATATGGGAAGAGCTACTCCACAAGAAGTTAAAGTTTATGATGAATTGCTAGATAACATGATGCAAGAATTACCATATGCCGCAGCTAAAAAAGCTCCTGATTTGTTGGTACACTTGGATATTTCATACGACACAATGATTCACCGTATTGAAAAACGTGGCCGTTCATACGAACAACCAGAACAAGACCCAACATTACCAGAATACTATCACCAATTACTTGACCGTTATGACGGTTGGTATGACGATTACGATTACAGTCCCAAGATGAAACTTGACGGTGACAAATACGATTTCGTTGAAAATCCAGAAGATCGTCAAAAAGTTCTTGATATGATTGATGAACAATTACGTCAACGTGGTACATTAGATTAA
- a CDS encoding LPXTG cell wall anchor domain-containing protein has protein sequence MGKKLRNFLVGFVAALGLVVLAFSSQTTTQAATNYTTDDLLTGMSIQQKNYGTASDINLTLNWDATGKNLQGGDTWTIDLPNTVKVTDPGNTFEVKDKDGTVIGNATLNADNTITVVFTDKVEERPDFSGSLSIPSGVGVGKGASIGNNDVVIGSQNDNMTVVTSDADFSKKGTIGTDEHGNPIVTWTILVNRNSQNYPNLKVSDYIKDGSGLTYVPGSVDVYEAHWTDNEGYYKKTGPIDSGSYDFDESSNGFTISNLPKDDQFYAITLQTTIDDPANMAGVKFRNHADFEWADGFGTSGGKNYGSADGSVTSNTNSGSGNGNDVLGSATLTKKSSDGNETLIPGATYDLYKYGSDEAIKTGLTTDENGQINVKDLAYGDYYFKEVSAPSDYVVNGNEIPFTINKDQQNVSVDAKDEKVASQEGSIVIMKIDEETGYRLSGAEFTLFDENGKKLESTTTDSNGIAHFYDLPYGTYTVKETGAPYGYLASDKEHTVVINQDNPTPSMIYFENIKEYVFDDTYFARLQKFDRDDMTTGVPGAEYTLYNAHDDTPIETQVTDETGMITVDGLKPGDYYFLETKAPDGYDLNPDRIYFTIVSGEQTVKPNVTSDPRTEGNGGDGGTDPDTDDKDGEDGGDGNGGNTTDPDVDENGGNENNGGNEGGNNGGGIVVDPENPGSNNNGNDNNGGLITNPGNNSNSNNNSNGTLPQTGAKSGIAFSLLGFGVLLGTVYFKRRHA, from the coding sequence ATGGGGAAAAAATTACGCAATTTTCTTGTTGGTTTTGTAGCTGCCCTAGGATTAGTTGTCTTGGCTTTTAGTAGTCAGACTACTACTCAAGCTGCAACTAACTATACTACTGATGATTTACTAACTGGTATGTCAATTCAGCAAAAAAATTATGGTACCGCTAGTGATATTAACTTGACACTTAATTGGGACGCCACTGGCAAGAATCTACAAGGTGGAGATACTTGGACAATTGACCTACCCAATACTGTTAAAGTCACAGACCCAGGCAATACCTTCGAAGTTAAAGATAAAGATGGCACTGTCATTGGTAACGCAACTTTAAACGCAGATAATACTATTACTGTTGTCTTCACAGATAAAGTTGAGGAAAGACCGGACTTCTCTGGTTCACTCAGCATTCCTTCTGGAGTTGGTGTTGGTAAAGGTGCCTCAATTGGTAATAACGATGTTGTCATTGGTAGTCAAAATGACAATATGACCGTTGTAACTTCTGACGCTGACTTTTCTAAGAAAGGTACTATCGGTACTGACGAACATGGTAATCCGATTGTTACATGGACTATCTTAGTCAATCGTAACAGTCAAAATTATCCAAATTTAAAAGTTAGTGATTACATCAAAGACGGCTCTGGTCTAACTTACGTTCCAGGTTCAGTCGATGTATATGAAGCTCACTGGACTGATAATGAAGGCTATTATAAGAAGACTGGTCCTATAGACAGCGGTTCTTATGATTTTGACGAAAGTTCAAATGGCTTTACTATAAGTAACCTACCTAAAGACGATCAATTCTATGCCATCACATTACAGACAACTATTGATGATCCTGCAAATATGGCTGGCGTAAAATTCAGAAACCACGCTGATTTTGAATGGGCCGATGGCTTTGGTACCAGTGGTGGTAAAAATTATGGTTCTGCTGATGGTAGTGTAACAAGTAATACCAACAGTGGTAGTGGTAACGGTAATGACGTTTTAGGTTCAGCAACTCTAACAAAGAAGAGTTCTGACGGTAACGAAACACTCATCCCCGGAGCTACTTATGACCTTTACAAATATGGTTCAGATGAAGCAATTAAAACTGGTCTGACAACGGATGAAAATGGTCAAATCAATGTCAAAGACTTAGCTTATGGGGATTACTACTTTAAAGAAGTAAGTGCTCCTAGCGATTACGTCGTTAATGGCAATGAGATTCCATTTACAATCAATAAAGATCAACAAAATGTTTCAGTCGACGCTAAAGACGAAAAAGTAGCCAGTCAAGAAGGTTCTATCGTCATTATGAAGATTGATGAGGAAACTGGTTATCGTTTATCAGGTGCCGAATTCACGCTCTTTGATGAAAATGGTAAAAAGTTAGAATCAACTACAACTGATTCTAACGGGATTGCTCATTTCTATGATCTTCCATATGGTACTTACACTGTCAAAGAAACTGGGGCACCTTACGGTTACTTGGCTTCTGACAAAGAACATACAGTTGTTATCAATCAAGACAATCCAACACCTTCAATGATATATTTTGAAAATATTAAAGAATATGTTTTTGATGATACATACTTCGCAAGGCTTCAAAAGTTTGATCGTGACGATATGACGACTGGCGTTCCCGGAGCTGAATATACTTTATATAACGCTCACGATGATACCCCAATCGAAACACAAGTTACTGATGAAACAGGAATGATTACAGTCGATGGTCTAAAACCCGGCGACTACTACTTCCTTGAAACTAAAGCTCCTGATGGATATGATTTAAATCCTGACAGAATTTACTTTACAATCGTTTCAGGTGAACAAACTGTTAAACCTAACGTAACATCTGACCCTCGTACTGAAGGCAATGGCGGCGATGGTGGTACTGACCCCGACACTGACGATAAAGATGGTGAAGACGGCGGCGATGGAAATGGTGGAAACACTACAGACCCTGACGTCGACGAAAATGGCGGTAATGAAAATAACGGTGGTAACGAAGGCGGCAATAATGGTGGTGGCATCGTTGTTGATCCAGAAAACCCTGGTTCAAACAACAATGGCAACGACAATAATGGCGGATTAATTACTAACCCTGGCAACAACTCAAACAGCAATAACAATTCTAACGGTACACTTCCTCAAACAGGTGCTAAATCTGGAATTGCATTCAGCTTGCTTGGCTTTGGTGTTCTACTAGGCACTGTTTACTTCAAACGTCGTCACGCTTAA